The Nitrosomonas cryotolerans ATCC 49181 genome includes a window with the following:
- a CDS encoding DUF3570 domain-containing protein has translation MESDSLKSGGRDRCFIVSHQSCEPASHITSSKNTTLQALTSAALVLPGLLLPPAQAADVGADSFSFQYSRFQEGKRKLFTVPNSAKPIEAEVIHASGNLSLTDRVKFSFNYTRDTWSGATPVTTAPLATNGNRPILRNLPSGVVVAGASPFVNTQILLDRQLNPIRQDALTGQIIGKDTRAVEILSSASPETRNAADFKLGYEWNEAALDIGGGLSLENDFESRYGNVSGRLDFNQKLTSLKLGLGYTSSDISAILDHDIVPYLTRTAFASQIESRGGSEILHGSRQDWTSHFGLTQILSKHALIDANIDYTHSTGFMENPYKAMTVIFVDPASLNDNQNTPIVGDVRALIEQRPNIRNQLAISTKYVQYVSKFDAALHLNYKFSYDDWGINTNTFSADWIQPLGRGWTLTPRVRYYSQDAASFYQPYLFSQQSFSSRAVDQLGRQIWVDVNNPDMQFVRDGNFNLRDSNGDLVDESLLNVQPKTDTFDADKLPDNFSSDHRLSGFGSLSGGFALNKTFVKGIELEAGFEYYTRASSLKLGGSGGTGFADFDYYVANAVIKINVEQLNFSTDDNHHRSHSDHNSVSDHHHGEHGPAGLMYSHMLDKAGDFMFGYRFMYSRQAGNMLRGAHPASDQMIVDLGCSDSTQCRFTPTYMNMNMHMLNIMYAPTDWLNVMLMPNFMDMDMDLRALSGRPAAIPGIHEHTGIAGHATGGVGDTVMSSLVKLYATSGHQLHMGLGLSAPTGNVDLELRRIFQIDGGLIHFGMQLGSGTWDFLPSLTYTGHSRRWSWGAQLNGVKRMEEQNKSGYRLGDMFQATTWGGYRLNRWLSASIRGIYTLQGAIKGDFNVFNARIGPMDFPTNQGGQYWDIGLGLNVSVPSGKFVGNSLGVEWLQPLRDDVNGFQLERKGALAATWGYSF, from the coding sequence ATGGAATCAGATAGCTTGAAGTCTGGTGGCAGAGACCGGTGTTTCATTGTTAGTCACCAGTCATGCGAACCAGCATCTCATATCACCTCATCGAAAAATACTACCTTACAGGCACTGACTTCTGCAGCGCTGGTTCTACCAGGTCTGTTGTTGCCGCCGGCTCAGGCTGCTGATGTGGGGGCTGACAGTTTCAGCTTCCAATATAGCCGGTTTCAGGAAGGGAAAAGAAAACTTTTTACCGTACCCAATAGCGCTAAACCGATTGAGGCAGAGGTGATTCATGCAAGTGGAAATCTTTCTTTAACGGATCGTGTTAAATTTTCTTTTAACTATACGCGCGATACTTGGTCTGGTGCGACACCGGTTACTACGGCTCCTTTGGCGACCAATGGCAATCGACCTATTCTGAGGAATTTACCTTCCGGAGTTGTTGTAGCAGGCGCTTCTCCTTTTGTGAATACACAGATTCTACTGGATCGACAACTCAATCCGATTAGACAAGATGCTTTGACTGGGCAAATAATTGGTAAGGATACCCGGGCAGTGGAGATTTTATCTTCTGCATCGCCGGAAACGCGTAATGCGGCTGATTTTAAACTAGGTTATGAGTGGAATGAAGCGGCTTTAGATATTGGAGGGGGGCTCTCGCTGGAGAATGATTTCGAATCCCGCTACGGTAACGTGAGCGGACGACTCGATTTTAATCAGAAGCTAACCAGCCTGAAACTGGGGCTGGGTTATACCAGCAGCGATATTTCCGCTATTCTTGACCATGATATTGTACCTTATCTGACTCGAACGGCTTTTGCAAGCCAGATAGAAAGTCGCGGGGGGTCGGAGATATTGCATGGCAGTCGTCAAGACTGGACAAGCCATTTTGGTCTGACTCAGATTCTGAGTAAGCATGCGCTGATCGATGCCAATATTGACTATACCCATAGTACGGGATTCATGGAGAATCCCTACAAGGCGATGACCGTTATCTTTGTTGATCCGGCGTCCCTTAATGATAATCAGAATACGCCGATTGTAGGCGATGTGCGTGCCTTGATTGAGCAACGGCCCAATATTCGTAACCAGTTAGCCATCAGTACGAAATATGTTCAATATGTCAGTAAATTTGATGCAGCCTTACATTTGAACTATAAGTTCTCCTATGACGACTGGGGCATTAATACTAATACATTTTCGGCTGACTGGATTCAACCGCTTGGTCGTGGCTGGACGCTAACACCCAGAGTTCGTTATTACTCGCAGGATGCGGCCAGTTTCTATCAACCGTATCTCTTTTCCCAGCAGTCGTTTAGTAGTCGGGCGGTAGATCAGCTGGGGCGGCAGATATGGGTTGATGTAAATAATCCAGATATGCAGTTTGTGCGTGACGGAAATTTTAATCTGCGCGATAGTAATGGGGATCTGGTTGACGAATCCTTGCTGAATGTACAACCGAAGACCGATACTTTTGATGCGGATAAATTACCGGATAATTTTTCCAGTGATCATCGCTTGTCTGGTTTTGGTTCGTTGAGTGGGGGTTTTGCATTGAATAAAACCTTTGTCAAAGGAATCGAACTGGAAGCCGGTTTCGAATATTATACGCGTGCAAGTTCATTAAAATTAGGTGGAAGTGGCGGAACAGGTTTTGCTGATTTTGATTATTATGTTGCGAATGCTGTCATAAAGATTAATGTGGAGCAGTTGAATTTTTCCACCGATGATAATCATCATCGTTCACATTCAGACCATAATAGTGTGTCAGATCATCATCATGGCGAACATGGGCCGGCGGGCTTGATGTATAGTCATATGCTGGATAAGGCAGGTGATTTTATGTTCGGCTATCGTTTCATGTACAGCCGCCAGGCGGGTAATATGCTGCGTGGTGCCCATCCGGCCAGTGATCAGATGATTGTAGATCTGGGCTGCAGCGATAGTACGCAATGCAGATTTACGCCGACTTATATGAACATGAATATGCATATGCTCAATATCATGTATGCTCCAACTGATTGGCTGAATGTGATGTTGATGCCTAATTTTATGGATATGGATATGGATCTTCGCGCGCTATCTGGACGTCCTGCTGCTATACCTGGTATTCATGAGCATACTGGCATCGCCGGACATGCTACAGGTGGTGTGGGTGATACCGTCATGTCTTCTCTGGTTAAATTGTATGCAACATCCGGGCACCAGCTTCACATGGGTTTGGGACTCAGCGCACCTACCGGGAATGTGGATTTGGAGTTAAGACGTATTTTTCAGATTGATGGTGGACTGATTCATTTTGGCATGCAGTTGGGAAGTGGCACATGGGATTTTCTACCCAGCCTTACCTACACAGGACACAGTAGGCGCTGGTCCTGGGGAGCACAGTTAAATGGTGTCAAGCGCATGGAAGAGCAGAATAAATCCGGTTATCGTTTGGGTGATATGTTTCAAGCCACAACGTGGGGTGGCTACCGTTTGAACCGATGGCTGTCTGCCTCAATACGCGGCATTTATACCTTACAAGGTGCGATTAAGGGCGATTTTAATGTGTTTAATGCTCGTATCGGACCAATGGATTTTCCCACCAATCAGGGCGGGCAATATTGGGATATCGGGTTGGGTTTAAATGTTTCTGTTCCTAGCGGTAAATTTGTCGGTAACAGTCTGGGTGTTGAATGGCTGCAACCCCTGCGCGATGATGTTAACGGTTTTCAATTAGAACGCAAGGGTGCGCTTGCCGCGACCTGGGGCTATAGTTTTTAA
- a CDS encoding FAD:protein FMN transferase codes for MASLEFYQCDFTAMGTPCAIQLYAKTRSKAKCVADKAIGDVQRLEAIYSRYREDSFLSEINRTAALGGRISVDAETAGLLDYAAICYRESDGLFDITSGILRRAWNFKSAHLPSGEVIQSLRERVGWDKLSWISPILEFPMAGMEIDFGGIVKEYAVDRAAALCWEGGIQHGMVNLGGDIKIIGPHADGNPWRIGIRHPRQTNAVLLTLQLYTGALASSGDYERCIILNGMRYGHVLNPKTGWPVRQMASVSVVGDFCVVAGSASTIGMLKEEKGQSWLDELNLPHLWVDINGQTGGSLTSTASDNVYKV; via the coding sequence TTGGCAAGTTTAGAGTTTTATCAATGTGACTTTACAGCGATGGGCACTCCCTGCGCTATTCAACTGTATGCGAAGACACGCAGTAAAGCCAAGTGCGTGGCTGATAAAGCGATTGGGGATGTTCAGCGACTGGAAGCGATTTATTCGCGTTATCGTGAAGATAGTTTTTTATCCGAAATTAATCGTACCGCGGCACTGGGTGGTCGTATATCAGTAGATGCTGAAACGGCCGGATTGTTGGATTATGCAGCAATCTGTTATCGAGAGAGTGATGGGTTATTTGATATTACCTCCGGTATCTTGCGTCGGGCTTGGAATTTTAAATCAGCCCATTTACCTTCCGGTGAAGTCATTCAAAGTCTGCGCGAAAGAGTGGGCTGGGATAAGTTAAGTTGGATTTCACCCATACTGGAATTTCCTATGGCAGGCATGGAGATTGATTTTGGTGGAATAGTGAAGGAATATGCGGTTGATCGTGCTGCTGCATTGTGTTGGGAAGGGGGTATCCAGCATGGCATGGTCAATTTGGGTGGAGACATTAAAATTATCGGTCCTCACGCTGATGGAAATCCCTGGCGTATCGGAATACGCCATCCACGTCAGACCAATGCGGTGTTGCTGACACTACAGCTGTATACGGGCGCTTTGGCCAGCAGCGGCGATTATGAGCGTTGTATTATTCTCAATGGCATGCGCTATGGACACGTGCTCAATCCTAAAACAGGTTGGCCAGTACGGCAAATGGCATCAGTCAGTGTTGTGGGTGATTTCTGTGTTGTTGCGGGCAGTGCTTCGACTATTGGTATGCTTAAGGAAGAGAAAGGACAGAGCTGGCTTGATGAGTTAAATTTGCCACATTTGTGGGTAGATATCAATGGGCAAACCGGTGGTTCGCTGACCAGTACGGCGAGCGATAATGTATATAAAGTTTAA